Part of the Oncorhynchus gorbuscha isolate QuinsamMale2020 ecotype Even-year unplaced genomic scaffold, OgorEven_v1.0 Un_scaffold_13766, whole genome shotgun sequence genome is shown below.
TTCCTGCTATTGGTTCGTGTGGGTACTTGATTCCTGCCATTGGTTCATGTGGATACAGCGTACATTTGGGTACAACCAACAGTTATGGGACCTATCCTATCAGCTATACTACCTTCCTTCAATTCCAAAGTAAAGCTGAAAGACGTCTCCACATCCTCTCTCGTTGAGGTACTGATAGAGCTGGCCCAGGTTCATATGGTTTCCTCTGTTCCCGTGTGGATCAAACACAGCCTCCTCGAACCCTGTGAACCTACGGAGGGAATCCGTGTGGTCTGCCACGCTGGCCTCAGCCCTCCGACTGTCCACGGCAACATCCTCTCTGTGACGAATAATGATTTTCTTCCAGGTTAGAACCTTCACCctagaaacagacagaggagagtgttCTAGAAGCTTTAGAATACGCCAGCATACATGGTGACATGCTATATTACAGTCTGATGCTAATGCTATTCCTATTGAGAATAGTAcatttgtataaaaaaaaataaactatAAAATAAAGGTTGAATGGATGGAGAGTCGTCCCCCctccaaaaaataaaataaatgttgaaTGGATGGAgagtcccccctccccctccaaaaAAAACTATATAAATGCTGAACGGATGGAGagtccccctcccctccaaaAAAACTATATAaatgttgtggtccttctgtagctcagttggtagagcatggcgcttgtaacgccagggtagtgggttcgatcccgggaccaccccatacgtagaatgtatgcacacatgactaagtcgctttggataaaagcgtctgctaaatggcatatatatatatgttgaatgGATGGAgagtccccctccccctccaaaaAAACTATATAAATGTTGAATGGATGGAGTCCCCCCTCCTCAAAAAAACTATATAAATGTTGAATGGATGGAGAGTCCCCCCTCCAAAAAAAACTATATAAATGTTGAATGGATGGAGagtcccccctcccccctccaaaaaaacaacacattacacatGTATAACCCTACCTGGCCCAGAAGTCTTCGCAGGCCGACTGAGGGCCTTCCACACAGATGATCCCAGGCTTGCCAGGCATACTGAACCCTGACAGATCCAGCTCCTTGGACCACTCCAGAatgttcttcctcttcctcttattATAGATGTGGTGGCTGTAGATCCACAGGCGACTGAACTGctctataataataattataatacatTACAATAATATATACGGTTGGGTTCTGAAaatatgaaatatacttattTTATGTcactgggcggcagggtagcctagtggttagagcgttggactagtaaccggaaggttgcaagttcaaatccccgagctgacaaggtacaaatctgtcgttctgcccctgaaca
Proteins encoded:
- the LOC124030681 gene encoding RWD domain-containing protein 2B-like, which produces QFSRLWIYSHHIYNKRKRKNILEWSKELDLSGFSMPGKPGIICVEGPQSACEDFWARVKVLTWKKIIIRHREDVAVDSRRAEASVADHTDSLRRFTGFEEAVFDPHGNRGNHMNLGQLYQYLNERGCGDVFQLYFGIEGR